DNA from Saccharicrinis carchari:
GAAGTTCTTTGGTTGCTTTTTTGCCAATAACCTGGCGCTTAGAACCGTTTAATTCAATTTTTTTCATCTTTTTAATTTTTTGTGCTACTCAAAATAAATCACTGGTAATGAACAGGTTTACTCCCCATCACACTTTTTTGCCAAAGGCGGCGCAAAGATAGATAAATTATATTAGAAATTGATTGCTAATGGATTTATAATAGTAAACTTTTTCGATAGTATCGGCCAAAAGCTCAGCAATAGATAATACTTTTATTTTTTCCGATTCTTGTTTTAAAGGAATAGAGTCTGTAACAAATACCTCCTCTAACGATGAGTTGGCTATGGTTTGGTAGGCTGCACCTGACAGTACAGGATGTGTTGTAAATGCCCTAACACTAATAGCTCCGGAATCTTTCATCATATCAGCAGCCTTGGTCAGGGTACCGGCCGTATCAATCATATCGTCTAATATAATTACATTTTTATCCTTCACATCACCTATAATGGTCATGTCGTCTACCACATTAGCTTTAATCCTTGATTTATGACAAATAACCATGGGTACCCCTAAAAACTTGGCGTAGGTATTGGCTCTTTTGCTACCTCCCACATCGGGCGACGCCACCACAAGATTATCTAAATTCATATTTTTTATATGAGGCAGAAATATCGATGAGGCATACAGGTGATCTACCGGCAGATTAAAGAATCCTTGAATTTGGTCTGCGTGCAAATCCATCGTTATAAGGCGGTCTATACCGGCAGCTGTAAGCATATCGGCGGCCAGCTTAGCTCCAACGGATACGCGTGGCTGATCTTTGCGATCCTGACGTGCCAAACCAAAATATGGGATTACGGCCACTATTTTATAGGCCGATGCTCTTTTAGCGGCATCAACCATCATCAGCAATTCCAACAGGTTATCGGCAGGTGGAAAAGTAGATTGAATTAAAAAGACATGCGAACCGCGAATCGTTTCCTGAAAAGCTACGGCAAATTCGCCATCGCTAAAATTTAACTTTTTAATTTTTCCAAGATCTCTTCCGGAGTAGTTACTAATTTTTTGGGTGAGGTAACGGGACGAGGATCCCGAGAAAATTTTAATCGGCGCTTTTGGTGGCATCGCAAATAGTTGTTTAGCTGTTTGTTATTTCTAAGACGCTGCAAAGATAAAAATTCGTAACTTATTTTAGGAAGGAAAACAAATTAATTAATTTACCATTGCTGACTAACCTGATCAATAAAGTGTAGTATTTCATCTCGTCCCTCGCCTTTTTTGGCCGATGTAACAAATATCTGCGGTAACTCCTCCCATTCTTCCAACAAAGCTTTTTTATAATTAGCTATGTTAATTTCCTTTTCTGATGCCTTGAGTTTGTCTAACTTGGTAAGGACGATAACGAAAGGAATTCCCCATTCGCCCATTTGCCGCATAAACTCCAGGTCGGCATTTTGTGGTTTGTGTCGGCTGTCTACCAACACAAATAAGCACATCAAGTTAGATCGATGGCGCAGGTAGTTCTCAATGAGTAACTTAAATGATTTTCGCTGTGTTTTGGATACTTTGGCATAACCATAGCCCGGCAAATCGACCAAGTACCAGGTATCGTTAATCGTAAAATGGTTAATTAATTGTGTTTTTCCGGGGGTAGAAGAGGTTTTGGCAAGTGCAGATTTATTGCATATCATGTTAATGAGCGATGACTTGCCCACATTGGAGCGGCCTATAAACGCGTACTCCGGCCTGTCGGGGTCGGGGCACTGCGTGGGTACTGAACTGGATGTGAGGAATTCGGCCTTTTTTATATCCATTTTTTAAAAAAGTATGTCCGTAAGGTTAAAATTAATCATGTTAATTCGTAGCTTTTACGTTTCTTTTGTCGCCGGCGTGGCTAAGTACCGTTCCGTTTAAAATGCCGTTGTATGCTGCAGAATCCTCCACAATGGCTATGGCCTTTTCCACTTCCTGGTCATCCTGAAGGGCAAATTTGATGGCTCCTTTTTGATGGTAATACCTTTTAACTATTTCGCTACCCAACAGTTTACTTACCTCTTTTCGGAAGATATTTAAATCTTTTTGCACGTCAAGGGTCAACATCTTTTCCAACTGCTCGAATTCCGTTTTCGATTTTTTATAGTAATCTTCGCGTTGGGCAACCTCTTTAAGTTTTTTGAGGGCGTCCTGTGTGGCCGACTCGTACTTAAAATCTTTTTGAGTGGCTACATATTGTTTAAATTTTTCGTACACCTCATCTGATATCTCAAAGTTTTCCGGGGCATTGATTTTATCATTTTCCAACACAAACCGGGTGGCATATTCAAACATCGTATTTTGTGCCACCAATGCGTACGAGATGTTCCCGTATTTTTTGTTTTCCATTATAATATCAGGCGAAACACCCCCACCGTCGAACACGGAGCGTCCACCTGCTGTTTTGAACTCTGTAATCAGGGAATCGGGAATAAGGCCTACGCTTCCATCTTCGTTACGGTGTGTATAGTCCAATGCCTGTATGCATCGTCCACTGGGAATATAATACTTGGCCGTAGTAACTTTTAGCTTGGCGTTATACGATAGCGGACGGGTAGTTTGTACCAGCCCTTTGCCGAAGGAGCGCTGCCCAATCAATACAGCTCTGTCCATGTCTTGTAAACTTCCGCCCACAATTTCGGAGGCCGATGCCGAGCCCCTGTTAATTAATACTACCAAAGGACTAATGGTGTCCAAGGGTTCGGAGGTGGCACGATATACCTTGTCCCACTGGCTTACTTTACCACGGGTAGAAACCACTTCGCTACCTTTTTTTACAAAGAGGTTAACAATTTTAACCGCTTCATCCATTAGGCCACCCGGGTTCCCACGCAAGTCCAGCACAAAGCGTTCTGCTCCACTGTTTTCTTTTAGGTCGGTGAGGGCTTTACTCACTTCTTTGGCACAATTTTGCGTAAAGTTGTTGAGCATAATCAAGCCCGTTTTATCTGAAATCATACCATAGTAAGGAACCGGATTAATGGATATTTTTTTGCGGATGAGTTCAATGTTAATGGGTTTATTTGTGCCCGGTCTTTCAATTTTTAGCTTGAGCGGTGTGTTGGGTGGTCCCTTTAAAAGGTCACTCACCTCAGAAGTGGGCATGCCCACAACACGTACCGCATTTATCTCTAGCAGTTTATCTCCGGCTTTTAAGCCGGCTAAATGTGCAGGAAATCCTTCGTACGGTTCGGCGATAACCACATAATCGCCCTGTCGGGATATTAAGGAGCCCATGCCTCCGTACTCGCCGGTGGTCATAAACTTGAAATCCTCCATATCGTCCTCGGGGATATAGGTGGTGTAGGGGTCCAGCGATTCCAGCATTTCGTCGATACTGGTTTTAATTAGCTTTTCGGGATTTGTTTCGTCTACATAATAGCTATTGAGTTCGCGGAAAAGCGTGTAGTAGATATCGAGATTTTTAACAATGGAAAAATTACGCTTGTCGTTATTAGCAAAGCCAACTAAACTACCACCAACCACCAAAACAATGAGCGACCCAACGATCCACTTTATTCGGCTTTGTTTTTTAAATATGTTCATGTGTTTATTAAAATTAGTATCAAAGTTTATTCCGCCTTAGTGGGAATATGATTACAAAGTATAAAGATATAAGGCTAAGCTTTTTCTGTAGGAAACTGCCAGATCCTTACAAAGATGTTACGTTATAAATAATTTATCGGCCTATTTTTTGTGCAGGCCACACTCTTTTGTATCGGGATTTTCCCAATACCAGCGTCCAGCCCTTACATCTTCGCCCGGCAAAATAGCCCGGGTGCAGGGTTGGCAACCAATGCTAGGGTAGCCTTTGTCGTGCAGCGGATTGTACGGAATACCTTTATCTTTGATGTAATCCCAGACTTCTTTCTCGCTCCAATGGGCCAGTGGGTTAATTTTTACTATGTTGTTGTTCTCGTCCCACTCCACCACCTGGATGTTGGTGCGTGTAACAGACTGATCGGCTCGCAGCCCGCATATCCATGCTTCTAATCCTTCAAAGGCTCTTTTTAAAGGCTCTATTTTACGAATGTGGCAGCATTCCTTGCGATTTTCAATGCTGTCGTAAAAAAGATTGATCCCTTTTGCACGAACCATATGTTGCACGGCTTCGGCTTTTGGGAAATATACCTTTAGGTTGGTTTTGTACTTTTTAGAGGTGCGATCTATCAGCTCATAGGTCTCCGGAAACAGTCGCCCCGTATCGAGGGTGAAAATATGAGCATGGTCCGTTACTGAGGTA
Protein-coding regions in this window:
- the yihA gene encoding ribosome biogenesis GTP-binding protein YihA/YsxC, with protein sequence MDIKKAEFLTSSSVPTQCPDPDRPEYAFIGRSNVGKSSLINMICNKSALAKTSSTPGKTQLINHFTINDTWYLVDLPGYGYAKVSKTQRKSFKLLIENYLRHRSNLMCLFVLVDSRHKPQNADLEFMRQMGEWGIPFVIVLTKLDKLKASEKEINIANYKKALLEEWEELPQIFVTSAKKGEGRDEILHFIDQVSQQW
- a CDS encoding ribose-phosphate pyrophosphokinase codes for the protein MPPKAPIKIFSGSSSRYLTQKISNYSGRDLGKIKKLNFSDGEFAVAFQETIRGSHVFLIQSTFPPADNLLELLMMVDAAKRASAYKIVAVIPYFGLARQDRKDQPRVSVGAKLAADMLTAAGIDRLITMDLHADQIQGFFNLPVDHLYASSIFLPHIKNMNLDNLVVASPDVGGSKRANTYAKFLGVPMVICHKSRIKANVVDDMTIIGDVKDKNVIILDDMIDTAGTLTKAADMMKDSGAISVRAFTTHPVLSGAAYQTIANSSLEEVFVTDSIPLKQESEKIKVLSIAELLADTIEKVYYYKSISNQFLI
- a CDS encoding S41 family peptidase; amino-acid sequence: MNIFKKQSRIKWIVGSLIVLVVGGSLVGFANNDKRNFSIVKNLDIYYTLFRELNSYYVDETNPEKLIKTSIDEMLESLDPYTTYIPEDDMEDFKFMTTGEYGGMGSLISRQGDYVVIAEPYEGFPAHLAGLKAGDKLLEINAVRVVGMPTSEVSDLLKGPPNTPLKLKIERPGTNKPINIELIRKKISINPVPYYGMISDKTGLIMLNNFTQNCAKEVSKALTDLKENSGAERFVLDLRGNPGGLMDEAVKIVNLFVKKGSEVVSTRGKVSQWDKVYRATSEPLDTISPLVVLINRGSASASEIVGGSLQDMDRAVLIGQRSFGKGLVQTTRPLSYNAKLKVTTAKYYIPSGRCIQALDYTHRNEDGSVGLIPDSLITEFKTAGGRSVFDGGGVSPDIIMENKKYGNISYALVAQNTMFEYATRFVLENDKINAPENFEISDEVYEKFKQYVATQKDFKYESATQDALKKLKEVAQREDYYKKSKTEFEQLEKMLTLDVQKDLNIFRKEVSKLLGSEIVKRYYHQKGAIKFALQDDQEVEKAIAIVEDSAAYNGILNGTVLSHAGDKRNVKATN
- a CDS encoding phosphoadenylyl-sulfate reductase, translating into MTKEEISELNKRFNDAHPVEVIKHFADRYGDKIALASSLGAEDQVLTQMFTSVTDHAHIFTLDTGRLFPETYELIDRTSKKYKTNLKVYFPKAEAVQHMVRAKGINLFYDSIENRKECCHIRKIEPLKRAFEGLEAWICGLRADQSVTRTNIQVVEWDENNNIVKINPLAHWSEKEVWDYIKDKGIPYNPLHDKGYPSIGCQPCTRAILPGEDVRAGRWYWENPDTKECGLHKK